Part of the Sphingobium sp. TKS genome is shown below.
GACTATTATGACCGGCTGATTGCGCTCAACCTGGAGCGGACGCGGCTGCTGCCCGGCCCCTATGTGCGGCATGTGGTGGTGGACGCGGCTTCGGCGCGGCTCTGGTATTTCAGCAAGGGCGCGCAGGACGGCGCGATGAAGGTCGTCGTCGGCGCGAAGGAAAGCCAGACGCCGATGATGGCGGGCATGGTGCGTTATGCGACGCTCAATCCCTATTGGAATGTGCCGTCCGACCTGGTCGAGCGGAAGCTGGCGCCCAAGATGCTGGCAGGGGACAGCTTCACGAAGAAACATTATGAGGCGCTGTCGGATTGGAGCGCCAATGCGCAGAGGGTCGATCCGGCCAATATCGACTGGCGGGCAGTGGCCGATGGGCGCACCGAATTGCGCGTGCGGCAGCTTCCCGGCGGCGACAATGCCATGGGGAAGGTCAAGTTCATGTTCCCCAACGACCTGGGCATCTATCTGCACGACACGCCCTCCCGCGATCTTCTGGCGAAACCGGCGCGGCAGTTCAGCAATGGCTGCGTGCGGCTGGAGGATGCGCAGCGGCTGGGACGCTGGTTCTTCGGGAAGCCGTTGACGGCCGACAGCGACAAGCCCGAGCAGCATGAACCGCTGCCCCAGCCGGTGCCGGTCTATCTGACTTATCTGACGGCAGTGCCTTCCGGGGACGGAGTGCAGTTCCTGCCCGATGTCTATGGGCGGGATGCCATGTAGCCAATGCTTCGTTCGAAACGAACGGAACTGGTTAGAGCGTTTTCTAAGCAGATAGAAACGGCAGTTCGGCGAAGCCAATCATCTGCTGACTCGGAAAACGCGGCAAAACAAAGGTCTAGAGCAGCCGATCCGATGCAATCGGGTAGGATTCTGCTCTAGAAGCCCGCCATCAACCCGTCGATCGCGCCTTGCAGGATATAACTCGCTGCAAGCTTGTCGACCAACTCATCCCGACGGGCTCGGCTTGCGTCGGCTTCAAGCAGGGTGCGCGTCACCGCCTGAGTCGACCAGCGCTCGTCCCAAAGCAGGATGGGCAGGCCCAGATCCGCTATGTTCCGGGCAAATGCGCGGCTGGCCTGGCTGCGCGGGGACTCGCTGCCGTCCAGGTTGAGCGGCAGGCCGATCACCACGCCCGTCACCTGCTGCTGCTCCATGAAGGCCGTGAGCGCGATCTTGTCCTTGGTGAACTTGCCCCGGCTGATGGTATGGGCGGGGCTGGCGATGGACCAGCCCGCGTCGCAGAGCGCCAGACCGATGGTCTTGGTGCCGACATCCAGCCCGATCAGGCGGCCGCCATGAGGCAAGGCTTCGCGAAAGGCCGCGCGGTCGGCAGTCAGGATGGACATGGTTACTTCTTCAGAAAGACGGCGAGCCGTTGCTTTGCGTCCTCGCGGACGTCGGCCCAGAACAGGGCATAGTCATACACATGATAGTTGTTGCCCGGCAAGGTGAACGGACCCATGTCGACCGGCTCCCCGATCATCAGCACCCCGCTGGTGTCGCAGCGGGCCGGAACTATGCCGGGAACCAGCCGGGTCGGCTTGTCGGCATCGCGGGCGTCCAGCGTGCCGCGATTGGCGCCGGCCGGGGCGGCTCCGTTGAAGGCGCCGGTGATCGGATTGGTGCAGAGCATGTGCGTGCCCTTGTGGGGCGTGCCGGTGAAGCTGGGCTTGCGCTCGAAGCTTTCGATCACGGCGGAGGGATCGGCCGGTTCGGCATAGCTTTGCCAGCTTACGATGCAGTGCGACTGGTCGCGCCGCGCGCAGGCGGGAAGGCCGAGGGCAGGGAGGTCCGCCTCGACCGAGATCGGCCAGCCCACGGCGTAAACGGCCGCGATGCGATCAGCGACAGGCTTGCCGGCGACCTGCTCGCGCAGAAGCTTGAGCAGATGGAGAGACCCCTGACTATGTGCCGCAAGGATCAGCGGGCCATCGGGATTGGCCTTGAGGAAGTCGGCAAAGGCTTGGGCGACGTCGCGATAGGCAGCGGCGAGGGATTGATCGCCTGCGGGCTTGTCGGTCAGGAAGGCGCCGTAATTCGCCTGACGATAGCGTGGCGCCCAGATCGCGCCGACGGCATTGAAGGCGCTCGCCTGATTCTTCACGAAACGGCTGGCGGTGGCGAGCGATTCCTGATCGTCCAGGCGCATGTTCCAATGCGCGTCGCCCAGCGTGGTGATGTAGGAGGTCGGGTGGATGAAGAAGACCGCCGCCTTTTCCGTCGGGGGGGCGTCCTTCACCCCTTCCGGAATCCAGAGCGCAGGATTGTCCTTCACGACGTCGGGGCGGGCGATCCACATTTTCGGATCGTCATAGGCGTTGGCGGGCAGGGGCTGAATTTGCGTGAAGGCTTCCCGTGGGACCATCACCGCACGGATCAACTGCATCCCCCAGATGCGATAGGCCAGCAATGCCGCGATCACCAGCACGATCAGGCCGGCGACGACATAGAGGAATTTGCGGGCCAACCGACGCTCTCCATATTGGGTGCTGTGCTGATGCGTCTTTGTCTGGCGCAAGCGCGACATGTGCGCAAGGACTTGAAGCCTGGGGACGCCAATGGTAGCGGCGGCGCATGTCGATAGACCTTCAAACCGTGAAAAAGATCGCCAGCCTTTCGCGCATTTCGGTGACGGACGCCGAAGCGGAGGCGATGGTGCCCGAACTCAACAACATCCTCGGCTGGGTGGAGCAACTGGGCGAGGTGGACGTGACCGGCGTCGAGCCGATGACCGCCGTCATCCCCAACCATCTGCGCCTGCGCGAGGATGCCGTCACCGACGGCAATGTCCGCGACAAGGTGTTGGCGAATGCGCCGCAAGCCGAACATGGCTTTTTCGCGGTGCCGAAAGTGATCGAATAATGGGCAATCTCACTGATCTTACCGTAGCAGAAATCCGTGACGGTTTCCGTGGCGGCAACTTTTCGGCGCGCGAAGTGGCGGAGGCGTTCAACGCCAACGTCGCCGCCGCCAAGGGGCTGAACGCCTTCATCGTCGAGACGCCGGAAAAGGCGCTGGAAGCCGCCGATGCCGCCGACAAGGCGAAGGCCGCAGGGGAGGCGTTGAAGCCGCTTTCGGGCGTGCCGATCGGCATGAAGGACCTGTTCTGCACCGAAGGCGTGCAGACCACAGCCGCTTCGCACATGCTGGAGGGTTTCAAGCCAACCTACGAGTCCACCGTTTCGAAGAAGCTGTGGGATGCGGGCGCGGGCATGTTGGGCAAGCTCAATCTCGACCAGTTCGCCATGGGCTCATCCAATGAGACGAGCTATTTCGGCAATGTGATCTCGCCTTGGCGGCGCGGTGGCGACAATGCTGCGCTGGCGCCGGGTGGCTCTTCGGGTGGGTCTTCGGCGGCGATCTCCGCGCGGTTGTGTCCGGCGGCGACCGGCACCGACACTGGCGGCTCGATCCGCCAGCCTGCCGCCTTTACCGGCATTTCGGGCATCAAGCCGACCTATGGCCGTTGCTCGCGCTGGGGCATTGTGGCTTTCGCTTCGTCGCTCGATCAGGCCGGGCCGATGGCGCGGACAGTGCGCGACAATGCGATCCTGCTGGAAACCATGTCGGGCTTCGATCCCAAGGATTCGACTTCGCTCGATCTGGCCGTCCCGCAGTGGGAAGCCAATTTGTCGAGTGATCTCAAGGGCAAGAAGGTCGGTATTCCCAAGGAATATCGTCCGGATGGCCTGAACGCGGAAATCTCCGCCATGTGGGATCGCGGCATCGAATGGCTGAAGGATGCGGGCGCCGAAGTGGTGGAAGTGTCGTTGCCGCACACGAAGTACGCGCTGCCGACCTATTATATCATCGCTCCGGCCGAGGCTTCCTCGAACCTCGCCCGCTATGACGGCGTGCGCTACGGCCAGCGCGACCTGCCCGATGGGGCGGGCTTGCAGGACATGTATGCCGCCACCCGCGCCGCCGGTTTCGGGCCGGAGGTCAAGCGCCGCATCATGATCGGCACCTATGTGCTGTCGGCGGGTTTCTATGACGCCTATTATACGCAGGCGCAGAAGGTCCGGGCGCTGATCGCCCGCGATTTCGAGCAGGCGTTCGAAAAGTGCGACCTGCTGCTGACGCCGACTGCGCCGAGCGCCTCCTTCGCGCTGGGCGAGAAGCAGGCCGATCCGCTCGCCATGTATCTGAACGACGTTTTCACCGTTCCGGCGTCGCTGGCGGGGCTGCCTGCCATGGCTGTGCCGGGCGGGCTGGACGCGCAAGGGCTGCCGCTGGGTCTCCAGATCATAGGCAAGGCGCTGGACGAGCAGACCGTGTTGAACGCGGGCCTCGCCATCGAGGAACGCGCAGGCTTCACGGCTCGTCCGGAGAAGTGGTGGTGAACTGGCTTGGCGAGATGTTCGTTCAACTTCTTGGAGAAGGTCTCGTCGAAAGTTTCAAGCGGCTGAAATTCGGGCGTTCCGCGTCAAAAGTTCGGACACGCAACAGGCAGAAAATTCTGGAACAGCGCGCTCTCGAGCGCGCGAACAGACGGAAGCATAGATGACTGAATCAACCTATCGCATTCAGGGCGCAACCGGCGAGTGGGAGGTCGTGATCGGCCTGGAAGTCCATGCGCAGGTGACGAGCCAGGCGAAGCTCTTTTCCGGCGCCGCCACGGCTTTCGGCGCGGAGCCGAACACGCAGGTGTCGCTGGTCGACGCGGCCATGCCCGGCATGCTGCCCGTGCTGAACCGCGAGTGCATCCGGCAGGCGGTGCGCACCGGCATGGCGATCAATGCGCAGATCAACAAATGGTCGCGTTTCGACCGGAAGAACTACTTCTACGCGGACTTGCCACAGGGCTATCAGATCAGCCAGCTCTACCATCCGCTGGTGGGAGAGGGCGAGATCGAGATCAATCTCGATGAGAAGAACCCCGACGCCGAAACCAAGCGGATCGGCATCGAGCGGATCCATGTCGAGCAGGATGCGGGCAAGCTGATGCACGACCAGCATCCGACGCGCTCCTATGTCGACCTCAATCGCTCGGGCGTGGCGCTGATGGAAATCGTGTCGAAGCCCGACATGCGCTCGCCTGCGGAGGCCGGCGCTTATTTGTCGAAGTTGCGGACGATCCTGCGCTATGTCGGTTCGTGCGACGGCAATATGGATCAGGGCTCAATGCGCGCCGACGTCAACGTCTCGGTCCGCAAGCCGGGGCACGAGTTCGGCACCCGCACCGAGACGAAGAACGTCAACTCCGTCCGCTTCGTCATGGCGGTGGTCGAATATGAGGCCAGCCGTCAGGTCGACGTGCTGGAGGCGGGCGGCAAGATCGTGCAGGAAACCCGCCTCTACGATCCGGACAAGAATGAAACGCGCTCCATGCGGTCGAAGGAAGACGCGCATGACTATCGCTATTTCCCCGATCCGGACCTGCTGCCGTTGGAATTGGACGACGCATTTCTGGAGGAATGCCGCCAGTCGCTGCCCGAACTGCCCGACGTCAAGCGTCAGCGTTATGAGCAGGCGCTGGGCCTTAGCGCCTATAATGCTGCGACCCTGACCGCCGACGCCGACACCGCCCGCTGGTTCGAGGCTCTGTTGGCCGAAGGCGCGCGTATCCAGAAGAAAAGTGAGGGCGAAGTTGCCAAGGCATCGGCCAACTGGCTGTTGTCGGAGCTTTACGGCGCGCTCAATCGTCTGGGCAAGACGCTGGAAAACAGCCCTGTCGGTCCGGAGGAGGGCGCGGAGCTGCTGGCCCTCGTCGCGGACGGCACCATTTCCGGCACCATCGCCAAGCAGGTGTTCGAGATCATGCTCGAAACCGGCGGTTGCGCACCCAAGATCGTCGAGGAAAAGGGCCTGAAGCAGACCAGCGACACTGGCGCGATCGAGGCGGCGGTGGCCAAGATCCTTGCCGACAATGCCGACAAGGTCGAGCAGTATAAGGCGGGCAAGGAAGCGCTGTTCGGCTTCTTCGTCGGCCAGACGATGAAGGCCATGCAGGGCAAGGCCAATCCGCAGGTCGTCAACGAACTGATCAAAAAGGCCTTGGGTTAAGCGACATGAAAGCCCGGCATGGGGATGCCGGGCTTTTTCTTTTGGGGGGTGGTATGAACAGGGGAATTTTGGCTGTGGGGCTTTGCCTTGCGGCGTGCGCGCTGTCCGCGACAGCGCGAGCCGAAACGCTCAATAACGAAAGCGTCGTGGCTTTGGTGACGGCGGGGCTGGGCGACGAAGCCGTCATCGCGAAGATCAAGGCGTCGCCTGCCCAATATAAGCTGTCCACCGACGATCTGATCGCGCTCAAGAAAAGCGGTGTTTCCGGCCCCGTCATCGCCGCGATGATCGAGGCGGGGTCGCAGGGCATCACCTCTTCCAAGGCGGCGATGTCGGCGGACTCCCCCGATCCGATGGTGCCGCATCCATCGGGCATCTACATGCTGATGGAGGGCGCTTCGACCGCCCGCATGGCGCGGATCGACCCCACCATCTCCAACCAGAGCAAGACCGGCGGCATTTTGGGCTATGCCTTTACCGGCGGCATCGCCTCTCTCAGCATCAAGGCGGTCATTCCCAATGTCAGCGCCCGGATCGCTTCGGGCAAGGCGCGGCCGACCTTCTATTTCTATTTCGACGAGGCCAATCGCAGCCTGTCGCAAGCGGGGACGCCTTCGCTCTGGCTGGCAGGCCCGGCGACCGCGATCACTTCGCCCAATGAATTCAGCCTGATCCAGTTCGATGTGAAGAAGGATCGCCGCGAAACCCGCGTGGGCAGCATGAATCTGGGCGGCGCCAAATCCGGCGTGATGGACAAGGACCGCATCGCCTTCGATTATGAGCAGGTCGCGCCCGGCGTGTTCAAGGTCATGCCCAAGGCGGATCTGGGGGCGGGTGAATATGGCTTTCTTTATTCGGTCAGCGCTGGTTCCGGTCCCGGCATGTGGGGCGGGGGCACAGGCGGCGCGAGAATCTTCGATTTCGCGATCCGGCCCTGAAGGGCAAATAAAAGGGGCGCTGCCGGGGGAGGCAGCGCCCCTTCCGTTTAAGGCCATGACCCCGTGGGAGCGGGTTTATGTCATGGCTGACTGGCGGGCCTGGGAGGGTCTGTGGGGGGCGGCCCGCCAATTCGAGAGTCGTCATTCCCGAGCCGGTGGATGTTCCATCGGGTTAGAAATCACGCCTTAGACGTCACAGGATGAAGTTAACCGTCGCCCGCAAGGAGATGGCGACGTGATTTTGTTGTTGTTCCGCACCGAATTCGCCGCCGACGCGGAAACTCTCGGTGCCGCCGATAAGGCGGGCGCGGCCGGTCCAGCCGCTGGTGCGTTTGTCGGCCACCAGGGTGAAGTCCTCGCCGCCGGTGAAATGCGCGGTGGTGTCACCCAGTGATCCGCCGATGATCTGGCGACGGCCGCCTTCCAGCTCGAACCGCATCCAGCCGTCCTCACGGTTGAGGCTGCCGAAATCATAGCCGACCGTCACATTGCCGCTGGCGGTCAGTTCGTCGCTGGTACGCCCGTCGACGATCAGGTTGAACGCGTCGCCACCGCCGGTTTCGCTATAGCCGTCTTCCTTGAGGCGGTAATAATCGATGCCGGCCGCCGGGCGCAGGGAGAAGCGATTGAAGCGCATCTCATAGGAGCCGCCCGCCGTCGCGGACAACAGCTTGCCGGTCCAATTGCCGTCGGCAGTGCGAACGACATTGCCGCTTTCGAAATGGCGGCTGCCGTCGAATTTGATGTGGGCCGCCGACAGCCGGGCATAGGTCTGGAGCGGGCCAAAGTCCCCACGCCAGTGCGCCGCCAGTTCGAACTGGTCCGAATCAACCGCATTGTTGGTGCTGCCCGAAGAATCGCTGCCGTGAATATAGGCGAACGATCCGCCAAAGGCGCCGATTCCCGTTAGATACTCCGCGCCGAAGCTCGCGCCCCAGCCGTTGATGTCATAGGAAGCGGTGTCGCCCACGCTCTTGGAACTGCCGAACGCCACCTGTTGCAGCCAGAAGCCCAGATGGCCGTCGCCCGTGCGATAGATGCCGCCGGGATCGGACAGGATGCGGGCGGTGGCGCGCGAACCGGCCGTCACCGCCTCGAACGCGCCGCCCGCATGTTCGGGCAGCATCTGTTGCAGATCGGCCTTCAGCGTGTCGCCATCCGTGATGGCGAGATAGGTGCTGGCGAAGGTGCTGTCCTTGTCGAGCGCGTTGAAGATCGCGTCATAGGCCCGTGCCTGCGATCCGGTGAGGCCCAGTTCGGACACCGTCTTGGCGGCGATCGACAACGTCACCTCTCCGGTCGACGCGTTGCTGGCTATGGCGCCCTTGAACATATAGGGGATCAGCGTCGTGCTGGAGAGGGCGGGCGTACCGCTCAGTGATCCGGCGCGGACGATGACATAATCGCCCTCCGAGCCGACGACGCTGGTTAGGGTCGCCTTGACCTGCGAACCGCTGGCGAAGGACGCGGCCCCGGCGACATTGTAGAGCGTGTTGGTGCCGTTGGCCGCGTCGATCGTGACGCCGATGACGGAGGAGCCGCCGACCGCCAGCGATGCCAGCGCGACCATGCCCTTGTTGCTGGCGTTGAGCGTGCCGCCATTCAGGATGACCGCGGTGTTGGCGGCATTGCTGATCGCGCCGTTGAGCGCGGCGGTATCGGACAGGGTCAGGGTCGACGCGCTGCCGCCGAAATCCACTCCGCCATTGATCCGCGCGCTTCCCGCCAGGCCGAGGCTGGAACCGTTCCCGCCCAGCGTCACATTTCCTGCCAGGGTGGAGGCGCCGGACAGCGCCAGGCTGTTGCTGCCCGCCCCCAGATCGACATTGCCTGTGATCGTGCCTGCGGAGACGGTCACGACATCGTTGCCCGACCCAAGCCGCACGTCGCCGGTGATCTTCGGCGCGGCCGCCGTCGCAGAGGCGAGCGATTGGGTCAGGGTGACGCCGCTGTTGTTGGCGGTCAGGTCTATGGCGACGTTCGATCCGGTCTTGCCGCCCGATGCCGTGATGGCGCCGCCATTGCTTAGGGTCGACACGGTGCCCGAAGAATCGAGAATGGCAATGGCCGTCCCCTTTTCAGCGCTGAGCGCCGTAGCGGTGATGGTGCCGCTGTTGACGATGGCGCGGCCCACGGCGCCCGCGTCGATCACCAGCGCACGCGCCGACGTCCCTGCCAGGTTGGAGCCGGTTGCGCCGATGGTGCCGCTGATCTGGATAGTATCGGCGCGCGCGCCGCTGCCCAGCCGGATGGCGGTCGCATTGCTGTCATAGGAAACCGCGCCGACCGATCCCGCGATCAACATGCCCTTGGCCAGCGTCACATTGCCGCCAAGCCCGCCGATGGCCAGGCCGTTTGCGGAGACGCCGTCATAAATGCCGTAACCCGCGATCGAGCCCTTGACGATTAGGCTATAGCCGGAGCTTTCCGCTGCCACCGCGCCGATGATCGTGTCGCTCGCGGCTGATCCGATTCGCACGGCGGCGGCGGAGCCATAGGTGATGACGGTGGCGGAACCCTCGCTGGCGTCGGTCAGCCCGTCATTGTCGACATCGGGCTTGGTGCTGTCCAGCGTCGGGGGAATGTCGAAGATCACGCCGCCCGTGACATTGCCCGCGATCGTCACCGCCGATCCGCCCTGCAGAAGATCGTCCGCGTCCAGTTTTGTAACGTCGGTGGGACGGGACGTCGAACGATAGCCGGTACTGGTGATGGAGCCTTGTATCTTGACTGCCCCGGTGACATCGCCCTGCAGCGCTACGCCAACGCTGTTGGCACCCACCACGGCGGTCGTTCCACGGATCGTCACATTGCCGGTGACCGCATTCGCGCGCACGCCATAGCCATTGTCACCGATCACGCTGGTGGAGCCGCTGGTCGAGAGATTGCCCACCAGCGGGCCGTCGACGCGGATGCCGGCGGACTGATTGCCTTCGATCGTGATCGTGCCGCTGCTGTCGATATTGCCTGTATGGGCCGCGCCCGACTGGATCCAGATGCCGTTGCGGTTCGACCCCTTGGCGAA
Proteins encoded:
- the ruvX gene encoding Holliday junction resolvase RuvX, with amino-acid sequence MSILTADRAAFREALPHGGRLIGLDVGTKTIGLALCDAGWSIASPAHTISRGKFTKDKIALTAFMEQQQVTGVVIGLPLNLDGSESPRSQASRAFARNIADLGLPILLWDERWSTQAVTRTLLEADASRARRDELVDKLAASYILQGAIDGLMAGF
- a CDS encoding DUF3089 domain-containing protein, translated to MARKFLYVVAGLIVLVIAALLAYRIWGMQLIRAVMVPREAFTQIQPLPANAYDDPKMWIARPDVVKDNPALWIPEGVKDAPPTEKAAVFFIHPTSYITTLGDAHWNMRLDDQESLATASRFVKNQASAFNAVGAIWAPRYRQANYGAFLTDKPAGDQSLAAAYRDVAQAFADFLKANPDGPLILAAHSQGSLHLLKLLREQVAGKPVADRIAAVYAVGWPISVEADLPALGLPACARRDQSHCIVSWQSYAEPADPSAVIESFERKPSFTGTPHKGTHMLCTNPITGAFNGAAPAGANRGTLDARDADKPTRLVPGIVPARCDTSGVLMIGEPVDMGPFTLPGNNYHVYDYALFWADVREDAKQRLAVFLKK
- the gatC gene encoding Asp-tRNA(Asn)/Glu-tRNA(Gln) amidotransferase subunit GatC, which produces MSIDLQTVKKIASLSRISVTDAEAEAMVPELNNILGWVEQLGEVDVTGVEPMTAVIPNHLRLREDAVTDGNVRDKVLANAPQAEHGFFAVPKVIE
- the gatA gene encoding Asp-tRNA(Asn)/Glu-tRNA(Gln) amidotransferase subunit GatA — protein: MGNLTDLTVAEIRDGFRGGNFSAREVAEAFNANVAAAKGLNAFIVETPEKALEAADAADKAKAAGEALKPLSGVPIGMKDLFCTEGVQTTAASHMLEGFKPTYESTVSKKLWDAGAGMLGKLNLDQFAMGSSNETSYFGNVISPWRRGGDNAALAPGGSSGGSSAAISARLCPAATGTDTGGSIRQPAAFTGISGIKPTYGRCSRWGIVAFASSLDQAGPMARTVRDNAILLETMSGFDPKDSTSLDLAVPQWEANLSSDLKGKKVGIPKEYRPDGLNAEISAMWDRGIEWLKDAGAEVVEVSLPHTKYALPTYYIIAPAEASSNLARYDGVRYGQRDLPDGAGLQDMYAATRAAGFGPEVKRRIMIGTYVLSAGFYDAYYTQAQKVRALIARDFEQAFEKCDLLLTPTAPSASFALGEKQADPLAMYLNDVFTVPASLAGLPAMAVPGGLDAQGLPLGLQIIGKALDEQTVLNAGLAIEERAGFTARPEKWW
- the gatB gene encoding Asp-tRNA(Asn)/Glu-tRNA(Gln) amidotransferase subunit GatB, whose translation is MTESTYRIQGATGEWEVVIGLEVHAQVTSQAKLFSGAATAFGAEPNTQVSLVDAAMPGMLPVLNRECIRQAVRTGMAINAQINKWSRFDRKNYFYADLPQGYQISQLYHPLVGEGEIEINLDEKNPDAETKRIGIERIHVEQDAGKLMHDQHPTRSYVDLNRSGVALMEIVSKPDMRSPAEAGAYLSKLRTILRYVGSCDGNMDQGSMRADVNVSVRKPGHEFGTRTETKNVNSVRFVMAVVEYEASRQVDVLEAGGKIVQETRLYDPDKNETRSMRSKEDAHDYRYFPDPDLLPLELDDAFLEECRQSLPELPDVKRQRYEQALGLSAYNAATLTADADTARWFEALLAEGARIQKKSEGEVAKASANWLLSELYGALNRLGKTLENSPVGPEEGAELLALVADGTISGTIAKQVFEIMLETGGCAPKIVEEKGLKQTSDTGAIEAAVAKILADNADKVEQYKAGKEALFGFFVGQTMKAMQGKANPQVVNELIKKALG
- a CDS encoding autotransporter outer membrane beta-barrel domain-containing protein; translation: MRNLLACTAIASVLAALAVADAAAETTIGSATTTAVKTSTAANGSADDVTVSSAGSITLTGGTTITQDSNNKVSNAGTLKISNADGATGILAMAGTSGNITHSGTITLDEDYTATDSDSDGDVDGAFAKGSNRNGIWIQSGAAHTGNIDSSGTITIEGNQSAGIRVDGPLVGNLSTSGSTSVIGDNGYGVRANAVTGNVTIRGTTAVVGANSVGVALQGDVTGAVKIQGSITSTGYRSTSRPTDVTKLDADDLLQGGSAVTIAGNVTGGVIFDIPPTLDSTKPDVDNDGLTDASEGSATVITYGSAAAVRIGSAASDTIIGAVAAESSGYSLIVKGSIAGYGIYDGVSANGLAIGGLGGNVTLAKGMLIAGSVGAVSYDSNATAIRLGSGARADTIQISGTIGATGSNLAGTSARALVIDAGAVGRAIVNSGTITATALSAEKGTAIAILDSSGTVSTLSNGGAITASGGKTGSNVAIDLTANNSGVTLTQSLASATAAAPKITGDVRLGSGNDVVTVSAGTITGNVDLGAGSNSLALSGASTLAGNVTLGGNGSSLGLAGSARINGGVDFGGSASTLTLSDTAALNGAISNAANTAVILNGGTLNASNKGMVALASLAVGGSSVIGVTIDAANGTNTLYNVAGAASFASGSQVKATLTSVVGSEGDYVIVRAGSLSGTPALSSTTLIPYMFKGAIASNASTGEVTLSIAAKTVSELGLTGSQARAYDAIFNALDKDSTFASTYLAITDGDTLKADLQQMLPEHAGGAFEAVTAGSRATARILSDPGGIYRTGDGHLGFWLQQVAFGSSKSVGDTASYDINGWGASFGAEYLTGIGAFGGSFAYIHGSDSSGSTNNAVDSDQFELAAHWRGDFGPLQTYARLSAAHIKFDGSRHFESGNVVRTADGNWTGKLLSATAGGSYEMRFNRFSLRPAAGIDYYRLKEDGYSETGGGDAFNLIVDGRTSDELTASGNVTVGYDFGSLNREDGWMRFELEGGRRQIIGGSLGDTTAHFTGGEDFTLVADKRTSGWTGRARLIGGTESFRVGGEFGAEQQQNHVAISLRATVNFIL